The genomic window CCAGCGCGTCGGAAGGGAACAGATCGGCGAACGGAACACCGTTGCTAACGCAATCGGAAAGGCGGTGTTGATATCCGCATCTTGGACACTCAAAGCCGCAGTAGTCGAGATTCTGGCTGGTTAAAGATGGCCGAAGTTCGTTCCTGAAAGGCTGGTGATGGGCGCGATGCATGGATTTACATCAACACTAATGGCCCAACAGCACTCAAGTCGGTACGCTGCCGTACCTTGGGAAAAAACGAATACTGAAAAGCCTTTGGGCGCGAATCTTGCCGGAAAACGCCTATGACCTGCAACCTTGGGTGCTCAGCTCCGGACAGATTCATGGCGAGACCTGCGACAGGGCGCGTGGGCTGAAGAAGCAAGCTCTGTGAAATCGAGGTTCTAAGCCACTCGCGAGTCGCGATCTTTGATGGGCCTGGGCTCGTATTCCACAACATCCCGCAACTGATCCCTTGCGTAAGCTCTCAACACCGCAGGAATGTCATCGCTAGGCATGCGCAGATACACCATGGCGAGCAACTCCAGATAATCAATGATTGCGCCGGACAGCATGGTCCCGGTAATGCGCACTGAGGCATCATGCGAGTGCGTTGCCCTCTCACCGATTCCCCGTATGTATTCCAAAATTCCCGGGAGCGCAGTCTCGTTTTCTCCACCATGGAAGTAATAGCTGACGGGGAATTGCGACATGCTGTTGCGTAATGTCGTTACTTCTTCGGTGATCGCCAGCAACAACGCAGAAAGTTCGGAACACGGAAAATCGAACACAGATACTGCAGCCCGCTCCTCCGCCGCGTGCAGTAGTGTCGAACGATGCGCCAGCGAGCGCCGCTGCTCCAAAACGGGATAGACAGAGAGAAGCCAGGAGACGGCTGCCGTAAGCAGTCCGAATCCGATCACCGCTTGAGCACCCATGAGCAGGCGCATGAGCTTGGAGTTCGAGTTGTAGTCTCCAGCAATTGTGATCAGCGCTCCGAGAGAGACATTGAACGCATCGAAAAATGTTTTTGGCCGGGAGGGATCCATTCCAGGAACCGCTGCGAAAACATCCAGATTCGCCCAATAGATCAGCGCGAATCCGAAAATGATGAGCAGAGCCCACGTGGAAACGATTGCCAGAAAAATGATTGGTCCACCAAGCGTGATCATGTCCCCGCGACGTTTCGCAACCGCGCGAACTCCCCTCCAGATCCATCGCGATAAGCGGTCGCTCAGCGCTCCACGTCCCGCGGGATGAAACAGCGTGTGGAAAACGTCATGGCACGACGTTCCGATCAGAAGTATGCCGGCGATAATTCCGAGAATGTGCATCTCTCTTCTGCAAAGTGAACTTGGCGCACGAATTGAGATGTTGAATCAGTGAAAGCTGTTCGCCGCCCTGCGCCTCGAAAAAGTCAGTACCGTCCGCGGTAGCGGATGGGTTCATCCGAGTCCTATAGCATTTTTCTCGGAGAATTTCACAGTTGCGGTATCGGGTCCACCGAGAAAAGCACCCATTCGCTACCCGCGAACGGTACTGACTAATCTCAGAACGGCTGGCTTATTTCTTCACGTATCTACGTCCACGAATCTCATATTCGCCACTCAGTACCATGCAGATGGCTTGGCTGTAAGCGATGTGCTCTTGCTCGAGAATCCGTGCGGAGAGTGAGTGTTCGTCGTCATCAGGAAGGACGGGAACGGAACGCTGCAGAATGATGACGCCATGATCGAGGTTCTCGTCTACAAAATGAACCGTACAACCGCTCACCTGGACTCCATATTCCAGCGCCTGTCTTTGCGCATCCAGGCCCGGAAATGCGGGAAGAAGAGAGGGGTGGATGTTTAAAACCCGATTCGGGAACGCCTCCAGAAAAGTCGGCGAGACGAGCCGCATGTAACCCGCCAGGCAGACGAGATCGACGCTATGCTCGCGCAGACAAGCTACGATAGCGGCGTCGTGCTCTGCGCGTGATAGACCCTTACTCTGAATTACGTGCGCATTCAGCCCGCGTTTTTCCGCAGATTCGATACCCGCCACATACGGCTTGTTCGAGATCACAACCCCGATTTCCGTATTGGGAATCCTATCCCTCTCGATGCTGTCCGCAATCGCCAGAAAGTTGGAGCCGCGTCCGGAGAGAAGGATGCCGAGGCGATTCATGGGAGAAACAAAAAGGCGTTTCGGGTTTCAAGTTTCGAGTTTCGGCTAAGCCAGTCCGCAACATTCTGTGTGGAGACAGCCACAATTTGCTTTTGGAGTTTGTGCATTCAGAATCTATCAGGACGATGCTGCGCGCAACTGGCTTTGCCGAAACGTGAAATTCGAAACCCGAAACGCCTCTCCTGCTTAGGAGTAGACGACCTTGCGATCGCCTTTCACGATGCGACCAATCGTGTATCCCTTCTCATTGACGCGATCGAGGATCGTCTGCACGCGCTTGAACTTCTTCGCGGGTACTATCAGGATCATGCCGATTCCCATATTGAAAGTTCGGAGCATTTCATCCTGATCGACATTTCCCAACTTCTGCAGATGAGTAAACACCGGCAGCACCGGCCATGAGCCGAGTTGGATATTGGCAGCCGTTCCCTTTGGCAGAACGCGTGGCAGGTTTTCGGTGATGCCGCCGCCGGTGATGTGCGCCATGGCATTCACTGCCTCGGCTTCGACCAGACGGCGGACAACCGGCCAGTAACTCTTGTGCGTCCGCATCAATTCGGTGCCGGCTTTATTCTTAATTTCGCTTACGAAGGTCTCAGGAGTGTAGCGAGCGACCTCGAAGAAAAGCTTGCGAGCGAGCGAATATCCATTGGTATGCAGGCCGGTCGACGGCAGACCCATAATGACGTCGCCAATCTCAACGCGCTCACCGGTAATGATGCGATCGCGGTCGACAACGCCCACAATGAATCCTGCAATGTCGTATTCGCCATCGGCGTAGAAGCCGGGCATCTCAGCCGTCTCGCCACCGATCAGCGCGCAGCCGTTTTGCCGGCACGCATCCGCGAGGCCGGAAACAACTTTCTCCGTTACTTCAGGATCGAGCTTTCCGCTGGCGAAGTAGTCGAGGAAGAACAGCGGTGTCGCGCCCTGCACGGCAATGTCGTTTACGCAGTGATTCACGAGATCGGCGCCGACCGTCTGATGCAGATTCATCGCGAAAGCAATCTTCAGCTTCGTGCCGACGCCATCCGCGCTCGACACCAAAACGGGATCGCGATGTTTTGTGCCGAGAGCGAATAGTCCACCAAAGCTGCCGATATCGCTGAGAACGCTGCGCGTGAAGGTCTTCTGGGCGAGGTACTTGATGCGCTGTTTGGCACGATCAGCTCGGCTGATGTCTACGCCGGCGTCGGAATAGGTTACGCGGCGGCTCTTTTTCTGGGCGGAAGATTGGGCCAAGCAGTCTGGTCCTTCAGGTGGAATGGCAGGAAGGAAAAGTGTATCACCTGAAGCAGAGCAGCAATCCGGTACGCCGCCACCGTATCTGCGTCACATGGCCAACGGCCGAGGCGTAGAGGCGGACTTGGTGCAGAAAACTTGGGTCAAGCCATGCGGAACTCGGCGCGTCATAGGACCAGAAAACCACGATGGGTTCTCCGACCACATTCGCGACCGGCACCGGGCCCCAATAACGGCTGTCCTCGGAATTGTCGCGATTGTCGCCGAGTACGAAGAGGGAGTCCAGCGGCACGCGACGCGGCGGGATGTTCTCCTGCCAAGACCATCGCCGCGAGGCGCGTACGCGGGCGTAGTCCTCGGGCATGCGCACGCCGTTTACATACAAAATTCCATGCTGGATCTCGACCGTGTCTCCGGCGGTTGCGATCACGCGCTTCAAATAGACCTCGCTCGGTTCTACCGGGCTGCGGAACGCCACGATCTCGCCGGGCTTAGGAGTACGCCACTGTGGAATGCGATAGCTCGTGAACGGAATCCGCGGACCATAGAGCAGTTTGAGCAACACAAGATGATCGCCAACCAGCACCGTGCCTTCCATTGAAGGCGTCGGAACCATGCCAACCTCCAACACGAACCCGAACAGAACGCACAATGCAAGGCAGCCGAAAATGCCGACGCGCAGCGATCTTCTTCTAAGTACCTGTTCCGACAATCGAGAGAGCGCGCGCACAAACCTGGCCTGCAGTGGAGTAGCTCAATTCTGAGCTGCTGATCAGGCCAGAAAACATCAGCAATTAACCTTATCCGAGCAGGTTTGCGGATGACGAAAGGGAAGGTCCCACCGCTCAGGCCGCGGATTTCGTGTATCTTGAACTTCGGACCAGCGATCACTGTCCGAATTGAATGCGCTCCGACGATCTGCACAGTCTGAAAGACGACATGACCGCCTTCATCGAAGGGCACGGAATGAAGCGTTTTCCCGGGTACATCGGAGAAGAGCTGCCGACAGTCGTGTGGAAGGACAACGAGAATGTGGATGCCTGGAAAGATTTTGTCGAACTAGCTAAGGCCGCAGGAGCGACATTCCTCACCATGGATGACATGGTGCTCTCAAAAGAAGATCTCGATTTCGTGATCGAACGGCTGAAAGACGGCGTGTACAGCGATGACCTCGACGATGCCCGATGGCTGCGAACCTACATCGGCAAGACTGGGTTCCTGCAGCTGGGCTTTTCCCACCAGGGCACGCTCTTCGTCCACGAGGTTTCCACCGAGTGGTACGACCGCTACCAGCGTGTGCTCGATACCGCCGAGGCGCTAGGCGGACTCGTCATCGATGAAGATGATGACGAGTAGACCAACCTTATCGCGCTGATCCGATAGGTTCTTTAATCGAATCCGGAATTGGCAGCTCGAGCAACCTTCTCGCGTTCTCAAAACATATATTGCGAATCATCGAACCGATGAGCTCTTCATCATCGGGTAATTCCTCTGCTTCGATTTCGTTTCCGATCAGATTGCAGAGAACGCGGCGGAAGTACTCGTGCCGTGGGTGCGACATGAACGAACGCGAGTCGGTCACCATGCCCACAAAGCGGGAGAGCAGACCGCAATTTGAGAGCGCGTTCATCTGCCACTCCATGCCTTCTTTTTGATCGAGGAACCACCAGCCGCTGCCGAACTGCACTTTGCCGGGAATGCTGCCATCCTGGAAGCTGCCGATGATCGTGGCGAAGACGTAATTGTCAGCGGGATTCACGTTGTAAACGATGATCTTAGGGAGTTGATTGTCCTGATCGAGGCGATCGAGATAGCGCGCCAGCGACTCGGCTTGTGGCCAGTCTCCTATAGCATCGAAACCGGTATCGCGGCCCAACGTCTTGTTTGCACGTGTGTTCCCATTCCGGTACGAGCCTAGATGAAGCTGCTTCGTCCACCCTTTGTCCGCGTCCAAATGCCCGAAGAAGAGCATAAGGAACGCTCCGAACTTTCCGGCCTCATCCGCACTGGCTCTCTTCCCACTCCGGGTTTTCTCGAAGATGGCCGACGCCTCAGCTTCTGAGCAGAATTCGGTGTAGCAATAAGCCAGTCCGTGGTCCGATAAGCGGCAGCCATGATCGTGAAAATCCTGGTGGCGCTTTCGTATGGCATCGAGAAAGTCGCTGAATTTCGCGATGTGCGTGTTCGCGGCAGTGCCCAGTTCTTCAATCCATTGGTTGAATC from Terriglobales bacterium includes these protein-coding regions:
- the lepB gene encoding signal peptidase I, with translation MRALSRLSEQVLRRRSLRVGIFGCLALCVLFGFVLEVGMVPTPSMEGTVLVGDHLVLLKLLYGPRIPFTSYRIPQWRTPKPGEIVAFRSPVEPSEVYLKRVIATAGDTVEIQHGILYVNGVRMPEDYARVRASRRWSWQENIPPRRVPLDSLFVLGDNRDNSEDSRYWGPVPVANVVGEPIVVFWSYDAPSSAWLDPSFLHQVRLYASAVGHVTQIRWRRTGLLLCFR
- the uxaC gene encoding glucuronate isomerase, producing the protein MGFITENFLLRSKTARNLYQEYAADEPILDYHCHLSAKDIAENRRFRDLTEIWLEGDHYKWRAMRANGVPERYCTGNAKPYEKFLAWARTVPHTLRNPLYHWTHLELKRYFNIDSLLDENTAEDIWKRANEQLAKHEFSTQGILEKFRVVAVCTTDDPAQTLEYHERIQRSGSATAVFPTFRPDRALRVDDPEGFNQWIEELGTAANTHIAKFSDFLDAIRKRHQDFHDHGCRLSDHGLAYCYTEFCSEAEASAIFEKTRSGKRASADEAGKFGAFLMLFFGHLDADKGWTKQLHLGSYRNGNTRANKTLGRDTGFDAIGDWPQAESLARYLDRLDQDNQLPKIIVYNVNPADNYVFATIIGSFQDGSIPGKVQFGSGWWFLDQKEGMEWQMNALSNCGLLSRFVGMVTDSRSFMSHPRHEYFRRVLCNLIGNEIEAEELPDDEELIGSMIRNICFENARRLLELPIPDSIKEPIGSAR
- the purM gene encoding phosphoribosylformylglycinamidine cyclo-ligase, whose protein sequence is MAQSSAQKKSRRVTYSDAGVDISRADRAKQRIKYLAQKTFTRSVLSDIGSFGGLFALGTKHRDPVLVSSADGVGTKLKIAFAMNLHQTVGADLVNHCVNDIAVQGATPLFFLDYFASGKLDPEVTEKVVSGLADACRQNGCALIGGETAEMPGFYADGEYDIAGFIVGVVDRDRIITGERVEIGDVIMGLPSTGLHTNGYSLARKLFFEVARYTPETFVSEIKNKAGTELMRTHKSYWPVVRRLVEAEAVNAMAHITGGGITENLPRVLPKGTAANIQLGSWPVLPVFTHLQKLGNVDQDEMLRTFNMGIGMILIVPAKKFKRVQTILDRVNEKGYTIGRIVKGDRKVVYS
- the purN gene encoding phosphoribosylglycinamide formyltransferase, translated to MNRLGILLSGRGSNFLAIADSIERDRIPNTEIGVVISNKPYVAGIESAEKRGLNAHVIQSKGLSRAEHDAAIVACLREHSVDLVCLAGYMRLVSPTFLEAFPNRVLNIHPSLLPAFPGLDAQRQALEYGVQVSGCTVHFVDENLDHGVIILQRSVPVLPDDDEHSLSARILEQEHIAYSQAICMVLSGEYEIRGRRYVKK